AGAGACCGGACCAGCTGCTCGCTGGTATCGGTCGCCGGCTTTCGCCACTGCCATTTTTTTTTAGGGGAACGGTCCATAGGTCAGCGGCATATACCACGAACGCGCAGGGCGGTGCAAACACGGATTTTTATATTGAATGACCGCGAGTGATGGTGGTATGCTGTTCCCACTACCCCGATGGCGAAAAAAGAAATGGCGGCAAAAGGATATGCGCAGTCAAAAGCGGTACTACCGTGTCGACAAACGTGAAATCGGTTTCATGAAATTCATATTCGAAGCCTATGACGGCATTGCGAACCTGACGACACTTGATGCAGATATGGGAACAATATTAATTAATATACCGGAAGGTTGTAATTTATATGTTGAAAATTTACTTAAAGAATTGGGCCGCGATATACTGATCGAATCGGTAAAAGGGGGAAACGTATGAGAAAAAAGGTGCT
The Deltaproteobacteria bacterium DNA segment above includes these coding regions:
- a CDS encoding DUF4911 domain-containing protein, whose translation is MTASDGGMLFPLPRWRKKKWRQKDMRSQKRYYRVDKREIGFMKFIFEAYDGIANLTTLDADMGTILINIPEGCNLYVENLLKELGRDILIESVKGGNV